A single region of the Vicia villosa cultivar HV-30 ecotype Madison, WI linkage group LG4, Vvil1.0, whole genome shotgun sequence genome encodes:
- the LOC131597136 gene encoding uncharacterized protein LOC131597136, whose amino-acid sequence MAFKVKWQPRSKNASVVMLLKNDPFVKELADQFDTDEMKPAAVEAMTTVRSEPNFVVDLDVSSTHSTDPVTPTGKRHFPGLTLGNMLETNEQTSHTNSSIARQSRRLRMKEKRDAQCTESDHSRNLVDKTDVSDARKKRRLILQNKKSSCGHPTSAPSPSIVSPVSIPNVEDRTHSIDARKKRRLILENRKFSVIQPETQYSQVPLSNSEDECSSSNTSDPEDDMEHAPLADSNLQGDQIWECTYCHAHMWLQERASKTKKGHVPTFHRYCRGGKIVVPLLEEAPPLLRHLLFNKTSTESKNYRNNIRTYNSMFSFTSPGMKFDTTYSKKGGPPTLRLHGQTCHRIGSLLPENGDRPQYAQLYIYDTDNEVTNRMKCFRDNTEIDENTVHNLKIMLDEFNIHAKVFRMARDVLEDNAFLDLKLRVICDRPEDGRVYNRPTVSEVAALIVGDIDSACNRDIIIQARNGGLQRIDEFHPAYLAYQYPLIFAYGEDGYRKNILHRYRHETEVTRQNRQSIKDWLSYRLQDRSEEAKTLLHSRRLFQQFLVDGYCMMESERLNWMRNNQSKLRVGKNNRLTDECNNDDGRQQQKRGKRVVLPSSFVGGKRYMDQLYFDGMAISSRLGFPDLFITFTCNPTWPEIIRALSETGLQPHDRPDIITKVFKIKFDELIADITKNHVLGKVLAFMYTIEFQKRGLPHTHILIFLHPQSKYPTPSDIDNIICAEIPDPAVHPRLYALVKSNMMHGPCGVARTTSTCMKNGKCSKYFPKKFNEETIVDAEGYPLYRRRSKTHVIEKNGITLDNRHVVPYNKRFLLKYNAHINMEWCNQSTSIKYLFKYISKGYDRITASVSTNKNEPVDEIKQYLDCRYISPCEACWRIYSFHIHGRRPAVERMFYHLVGEKAVYYTDHDRMENVLENASVTDSMFTGWLSANSKYTEAQSLTYGQFVSKFLYHKKEREWRPRKKGITIGRLIWVPPATGELFYLRMMLTVVKGPKSYEEIRKVGNTQYETFRDACFAMGFLEDDKEYIGALKEASEWGSGHFVRKLFVAMLLSGAVNRPAHVWKESWQLLSDDVLHAQRQLALNTKLVLTDAELQHLTLIEIEKLLQENKRTLKDFKPIPYPDGYVLQQLGNRLIYDERNYSIAKTKTEFTNLFRGLTVMLLKKNNFVKDLTDNLDPDEQTAMYQKIMRAVESQNGAVFFLHGYSGIGKTYMWRTLAAA is encoded by the exons ATGGCTTTCAAAGTTAAGTGGCAACCACGTTCGAAGAATGCCTCTGTCGTTATGCTATTGAAGAATGACCCTTTTGTGAAAGAGCTTGCTGATCAGTTTGACACAGATGAA ATGAAACCAGCTGCTGTCGAAGCAATGACCACTGTTAGATCGGAACCTAATTTTGTTGTC GATCTTGATGTGAGTTCAACGCACAGCACAGATCCAGTTACTCCTACTGGAAAAAGACACTTTCCAGGC CTAACTTTAGGAAATATGCTAGAAACTAATGAACAAACCAGTCATACTAACTCTTCTATTGCTAGACAAAGTAGAAGACTTAGAATGAAGGAGAAGAGAGATGCCCAATGCACTGAATCAGATCATTCTCGAAACTTGGTAGATAAAACTGATGTAAGTGATGCAAGGAAGAAAAGAAGGCTGATATTGCAAAATAAGAAATCATCATGTGGTCATCCTACCAGTGCCCCATCCCCAAGTATAGTCTCCCCAGTTTCTATTCCAAATGTAGAAGATAGAACTCATTCAATTGATGCTCGCAAGAAAAGAAGGCTTATATTAGAGAATAGAAAGTTTTCTGTCATACAACCTGAAACACAGTATTCCCAAGTGCCACTGTCTAACTCCGAGGATGAATGCAGCTCATCCAATACTTCTGACCCTGAAGATGATATGGAACATGCACCGTTAGCAGATTCAAATTTACAAG GGGATCAAATATGGGAATGTACATATTGTCATGCACACATGTGGCTTCAAGAACGTGCCAGTAAAACCAAAAAGGGACATGTTCCCACATTCCATCGCTATTGTCGCGGTGGTAAAATTGTTGTACCTTTACTTGAAGAGGCACCTCCACTGTTGAGACATCTGCTGTTTAACAAAACATCTACCGAGAGCAAAAATTATCGAAATAATATTCGAACATACAACTCAATGTTTTCGTTTACTTCTCCTGGAATGAAATTTGACACCACATATTCAAAGAAAGGAGGACCACCAACTTTGAGACTGCACGGTCAAACCTGTCATCGAATAGGTTCTCTACTACCAGAAAATGGAGACCGTCCGCAATATGCTCAGCTATATATTTATGACACAGATAATGAAGTTACTAATAGAATGAAGTGTTTCAG AGACAATACTGAAATTGACGAGAACACTGTTCATAATTTGAAGATCATGTTAGATGAGTTCAATATTCATGCAAAAGTCTTTAGAATGGCGAGGGATGTCCTGGAAGATAATGCATTCTTAGACTTAAAACTGAGGGTTATATGTGATAGACCTGAGGACGGACGCGTGTATAACAGACCAACGGTTTCAGAAGTTGCTGCACTAATTGTGGGAGACATTGATTCTGCTTGTAATAGGGACATTATTATTCAAGCACGCAACGGTGGTTTGCAACGTATTGATGAGTTTCATCCAGCATATTTGGCATATCAATACCCTCTCATATTTGCGTATGGTGAAGATGGTTATAGGAAAAATATATTGCATAGATATCGCCATGAAACTGAGGTTACCCGACAAAATCGTCAGAGCATCAAGGACTGGCTTTCATACAGGTTACAAGACCGTAGCGAGGAGGCAAAAACTTTGCTACACTCACGGCGTCTATTTCAACAGTTCTTGGTCGATGGTTATTGTATGATGGAATCTGAAAGGCTGAACTGGATGCGAAATAATCAATCAAAATTAAGAGTGGGAAAAAATAACAGGTTGACAGATGAATGCAATAACGATGATGGCAGACAACAACAAAAGCGGGGAAAGCGAGTTGTCTTGCCTTCATCTTTTGTTGGGGGAAAAAGATATATGGATCAACTGTATTTTGACGGAATGGCAATTTCAAGTAGATTGGGTTTTCCAGACCTATTCATTACATTTACTTGCAATCCAACATGGCCAGAAATTATCCGTGCCTTGTCCGAAACTGGATTACAACCACACGATCGACCCGATATTATTACTAAagtcttcaaaatcaaatttgacGAACTCATTGCAGATATAACAAAAAATCATGTTCTAGGGAAAGTTTTGGCCT TTATGTACACTATTGAATTTCAGAAGAGGGGATTGCCACACACACATATTTTGATTTTCTTACATCCTCAGAGCAAATACCCCACACCATCTGACATTGACAACATCATCTGTGCTGAAATACCAGACCCTGCTGTTCATCCGAGGTTGTATGCGTTGGTTAAGTCTAACATGATGCACGGCCCATGTGGAGTGGCGCGCACGACATCAACCTGTATGAAAAATGGTAAATGCTCTAAATACTTCCCAAAGAAGTTTAACGAGGAAACTATTGTTGATGCAGAAGGTTATCCCCTCTATAGGAGAAGATCAAAAACCCACGTTATTGAAAAAAATGGTATCACATTGGACAACCGTCATGTGGTACCTTATAACAAAAGATTTCTCCTCAAATATAACGCACATATAAACATGGAATGGTGTAACCAGAGCACTTCAATcaaatatcttttcaaatacaTTAGCAAAGGCTATGACAGAATAACAGCTTCGGTGTCAACCAACAAAAATGAACCGGTTGATGAAATAAAACAATACTTAGATTGCAGATATATCTCACCATGTGAAGCATGCTGGAGAATTTACTCCTTTCACATTCATGGTAGAAGACCGGCAGTTGAACGTATGTTTTATCACTTGGTAGGCGAAAAGGCTGTTTACTACACTGATCACGATCGAATGGAAAATGTTTTGGAGAATGCAAGTGTTACTGATTCCATGTTTACTGGTTGGCTATCTGCCAACTCAAAGTATACGGAGGCACAGTCACTCACTTATGGTCAATTTGTATCTAAGTTTCTTTACCACAAAAAAGAAAGGGAGTGGAGGCCCCGCAAAAAGGGAATCACCATTGGAAGATTGATATGGGTTCCACCAGCAACAGGCGAACTTTTTTACCTGCGGATGATGTTGACGGTAGTCAAGGGGCCCAAAAGTTATGAAGAAATTCGCAAGGTCGGTAATACCCAGTATGAAACATTTAGAGATGCATGCTTTGCCATGGGATTTCTAGAAGATGACAAAGAATATATTGGTGCACTCAAAGAGGCCAGTGAATGGGGCTCTGGACATTTTGTCCGAAAACTATTTGTGGCGATGCTATTGTCAGGTGCTGTTAATCGCCCAGCACACGTTTGGAAGGAATCATGGCAGCTGTTATCTGATGATGTCCTACATGCTCAAAGGCAATTGGCTTTAAATACAA AATTGGTTCTCACAGATGCCGAATTGCAACATTTGACCCTGATTGAAATAGAAAAACTGCTTCAAGAAAATAAAAGGACACTAAAAGATTTCAAACCAATCCCTTATCCAGATGGATATGTTCTGCAACAATTAGGTAATAGACTGATATATGACGAACGCAATTATAGCATTGCCAAAACAAAGACAGAATTCACAAATCTCTTTCGTGGACTTACAG TTATGCTATTGAAGAAAAACAATTTTGTGAAAGACCTTACTGATAACCTTGACCCAGATGAACAGACAGCCATGTATCAAAAAATTATGCGCGCAGTTGAGTCTCAGAATGGTGCAGTCTTCTTCCTACATGGTTACAGTGGAATCGGTAAGACATACATGTGGAGAACACTGGCGGCAGCATAA